CGGAAAAATCACCTCCATTTTGGCGGGGTGTTTAAAGCTAAGAGAATAATACAGAGGTACGCCTATAGCCGAACTGTCTTGTATAAAATACCCCACAGGTTTGTAGGCAGCATATTCGGGGGGTAATGCCATTTGTGTAGCGTCTTGTGCCGCTGTTTTACTGGGGTAGAGGCAAAGCAAGAGCAGTAGTATAAAACCAAGCCTAAGTGGTTGGTGTGCGAGCCGTTGCTTAATAAATATGTTGTCAATGTATGTACTCAATGTCTAGTCAATAGTTTGTCGTTCAATGTTGTTTTTTGGCTGTTTGTAGGGAGCTTTTAGCCTTTTCTTGAGCTATGATGGGCTTTTAGCCTTTAGCTTTTTCTTTGAGCTATGATGGGCTTTTAGCCTTTAGCTTTTTCTTGAGCTATGATGGGCTTTTAGCCTTTAGCTTTTTCTTTGAGCTATGATGGGCTTTTAGCCTTTAGCTTTTTCTTTGAGCTATGATGAGCCTTTAGCCTTTTCTTGAGCTATGATGGGCTTTTAGCCTTTTTGTTCTCTGTATAGCTTTAGCCTTTAGCTTTTTCTTTGAGCTATGATGGGCTTTTAGCCTTTAGCTTTTTTTGATCTCTGTGTAACTTTAGTCTTTGATTATCATATTTGCGAATTTGTTAGGAATTGGTAACCCGTAGTTTCAGCGTTGCTTGCGTTCATTCGTAATTGATCCATTCGTAATTCGTAATTTTTTAATTCGTAATTAATCAATTCATAATTCCCCTTATTTATTTTACATTAATTTTCTTATTACGTACTTTAAATAGCTTGATGAGCTTGGGCACAATATCTTCATTTGTTTTGACATTGAGGTAGTTAGCCCGGTATTTTCTGCAGGTAGCTTCCAACCCTTGCCTATTATAACGATAGCGGTCGATCAAACCCTTGCGAAACGAACGTGCTGAAGTATTGATCCACACCGTTTTTTGGGTCTCTTTGTCTACCAAAGGCACAATGCCCAATTTAGGCATTTTCATCTCTTTTTCGTCTAACAAATGAATCACAATCAAGTCGTGCTTGCGTGCCATTGCCTTAAGCGAATGCAGGTAATTTTGATTGTCGATAAAATCGGATACTAAAATTACAATGCTGCGACGCTTCATGAGGTTGAGGGCATAATGAATAAACTTGGTGATATTGGTTTGTCCCGATTCAGGAATTAACTTGAACAGGTTCAACACAATTTCGTACCCTTTTTTCATTCCTTTGTCAGGTTTTATGTAGCGTTCTTTTCGGTCGCTGAAACAGATCAACCCCACCTGACTGGCTTCTTTTACTGCTGACAATGCCAATACGCTGCATATTTCTTTGCCTACATCTAACTTGGTACGTTTTTTTGTCCCCACTTTTTGCGAGTCGCTCACATCGAGCAAAAAATAAATTGTTTGTTCTTTTTCTTCTCTAAAAACCTTGATATAAGTTTCTTCCCCTTTGGCGCTCACGTTCCAGTCAATCCTTCGCACATCGTCGCCGTATTGGTACTCGCGCACATCATCAAACTCCAGTCCCGAACCCTTAAACACCGAGTCGTAACTTCCGCGCATTTGGGCATTTACTGCCTTACGGATACGTACTTCGTAGTGTCTGATTTTAGATAAAATTTCTTTCATTTCCATAACCCGAATGTCTGATGATGAATTACAAATATAGTTGAATTATTCAATAGATAATGAGTAATTAGTTAGAAGCCCCGACAGGGTTCTAGTGCTCTGGGTACTAAATTCCTTTCACATCTTTCGGCTTCTTTTGCCTGCTGACTTCACCTAAAAAAACTCACGTAGCTTAAGCTATGCTCGTTTTTTGGAGGTTTGACAGCCACCAAAATAAACTCGAAATAGTATATAAACTACTTAGTTCCCAAAACACTAGGTGCCCCACAAACGGGATGTCGGCATAACCTCCACTAGGTACACCCTGTTTAACTTTGTTGAGCTCATCACAGCAAGCTGCTGTAGATTCAATTCATAAGCAGCTGACAAATTCATAGTATGCTCATTTTAAGTGGGTTATGAATTTGTTAGTTAAAAATTCGTAGCCCATGGTTTAGTAATTAGTCAGGAGTGGTTAATTCTTAATTCCTAACTCAAGTTACGCAGTTTTCTGAAGGTCACATGTTTCTATTGTTGAGCAATGCGTAGCCCAACCATTGAACAATAAAGCCATATAACCATCAAAATAAGTAGGTCTGCGTAACTTCAGTTCTTAACTACCAACCCCAATATTCATGACGAAAAATAGCAATTCCATCCTGAAAACTAAATGCTTGGGCATATTTTATCGGAATCACGACTTTGCCATTTTTATCAATATAACCATATTTATCGCCTTTTTTCACTACCGCCAAGCCTTCCGAAAAGGGATAAGCCAGGTTGTATTGGCAATCAATCACTAGTCTTCCTTGGGTATCAACAAAGCCGTACTTACCAAGTTTTTCTACATAAATGAGCCCTTCTTTTGCCTCATCTTGATGAGTGCTATAAATGGTATCTGATATTTTTTTGCCCATACTGTCTAGTATAGCGTAACGTTCGCCTTGTGGCGCAAAATATACATTGCCTACTTTTTGGGGTGCTTTGTCGAACTGAGGAGGAGTAATCATTTTCCCGTGGGTGTCCATGATGCCATGCTTGTCGTTGAGTGTTACTACCAATATCTCTGGCTGCAACAAAGCAAAACGATAGGCTTGAGGTGTATTGAGTATTTCTTTACCCTTGATGTCTATTAAACCAGTTTTTTTGTCTTTTTCAAAGCTGAGCAATTGCGTTGTTAATACCTTTAGCTTATCGTATTGGGCAGGCATGAGCAGTTTGCCTGTTTTGTCAATGGCTCCCCAGTATCCCCCTTTTTTTACTAAACCGATTCCTTTATAAAAATCTTCGACCTTATCAAATTGATAATCAATCACCACCTTGCCAGTAGTGTCCATTAGACCATATAGTTTGTCTTTTTGCACTGCCTGCAAACCTTCGGCAAAGCTGCCTGCCACGTTGGTAAACTGTGGGTTAACTACCATTTTGCCTGTAGTGTCCATAAATCCATACAAGCTGTCTTTTTTGAGGGCGGCTAACCCTCCCGAAAAAGTATAAACATTTTTTAATTTTGCAGGAATCACTTCTTTGCCTTGGCGGTTTACAAAGCCAT
The Microscilla marina ATCC 23134 genome window above contains:
- a CDS encoding WG repeat-containing protein gives rise to the protein MTKKISYSLIAIAIIAIVIILTIQQKYKYGFIDKTGKIVVKAKFGYLNPSKYGEGLWGVANGGKYGFINAKGEFVIKPQYDLSTGFIGGVAAVKKGEKWGYIDKTGKEVCPIVYDKVDVLVHSPMCMLQKDKKYGLFNRQTNTFIDLKTDKPIFFEPNKPIAPFVKNGLYGFVNRQGKVLIQPTYDKVTFFYDGLARVEKAGFYGFVNRQGKEVIPAKLKNVYTFSGGLAALKKDSLYGFMDTTGKMVVNPQFTNVAGSFAEGLQAVQKDKLYGLMDTTGKVVIDYQFDKVEDFYKGIGLVKKGGYWGAIDKTGKLLMPAQYDKLKVLTTQLLSFEKDKKTGLIDIKGKEILNTPQAYRFALLQPEILVVTLNDKHGIMDTHGKMITPPQFDKAPQKVGNVYFAPQGERYAILDSMGKKISDTIYSTHQDEAKEGLIYVEKLGKYGFVDTQGRLVIDCQYNLAYPFSEGLAVVKKGDKYGYIDKNGKVVIPIKYAQAFSFQDGIAIFRHEYWGW
- a CDS encoding DUF58 domain-containing protein — its product is MKEILSKIRHYEVRIRKAVNAQMRGSYDSVFKGSGLEFDDVREYQYGDDVRRIDWNVSAKGEETYIKVFREEKEQTIYFLLDVSDSQKVGTKKRTKLDVGKEICSVLALSAVKEASQVGLICFSDRKERYIKPDKGMKKGYEIVLNLFKLIPESGQTNITKFIHYALNLMKRRSIVILVSDFIDNQNYLHSLKAMARKHDLIVIHLLDEKEMKMPKLGIVPLVDKETQKTVWINTSARSFRKGLIDRYRYNRQGLEATCRKYRANYLNVKTNEDIVPKLIKLFKVRNKKINVK